A single region of the Enterobacter cloacae complex sp. R_G8 genome encodes:
- a CDS encoding fimbrial protein, translating into MLFKAWKKTGFFILSTGLMALSLESYADTLDITFTANIRDTTCDMKIEGGSGDGSSNVIPIGTNGKVRLDYIILKNAKATTNFKLKMVSCPSSLTSLKTTISGSASPVTTAIKNSLSGEGSAEHIGVAISRTATPDAPFVINSFTDTQRLIWSSGEISAGEVSLLATLVETASGQGTTGNFSGIATFNFTYE; encoded by the coding sequence ATGCTTTTTAAAGCCTGGAAAAAAACAGGATTCTTTATTTTAAGTACAGGGCTGATGGCCCTGTCACTGGAATCATACGCGGACACACTCGATATTACTTTTACCGCTAATATCCGCGACACCACCTGCGATATGAAAATTGAAGGCGGCAGCGGTGATGGCAGCAGCAACGTTATCCCCATTGGCACTAACGGCAAGGTGCGCCTGGATTACATCATCCTGAAAAATGCCAAAGCGACGACCAACTTTAAACTCAAAATGGTCTCCTGCCCGTCAAGTCTGACATCGCTGAAAACAACCATTAGCGGTAGTGCCAGCCCTGTAACTACGGCCATTAAGAACTCACTCTCCGGCGAAGGCAGCGCGGAGCATATTGGTGTGGCGATTTCCCGCACCGCCACCCCGGATGCCCCGTTTGTCATCAATTCATTCACCGATACGCAGCGCCTCATCTGGTCGAGCGGAGAAATAAGTGCTGGCGAGGTTTCACTCCTGGCGACGCTGGTGGAAACCGCAAGCGGGCAAGGCACGACCGGCAACTTTAGCGGTATCGCTACGTTTAATTTCACCTATGAATAA